One window of Aliarcobacter lanthieri genomic DNA carries:
- the soxZ gene encoding thiosulfate oxidation carrier complex protein SoxZ, translated as MSGTTKIKAKIDKNGVCEVKALASHEMLSYQEAERAKKEPNFITYLVAKVGDKIVYEVSSSQFLSKDPYFKFSFTGAKVGDTIEMTWKDLKGNTDTSSEKIK; from the coding sequence ATGTCAGGAACTACAAAAATAAAAGCAAAAATAGATAAAAATGGTGTTTGTGAAGTAAAAGCTTTAGCAAGTCACGAAATGTTAAGTTACCAAGAAGCAGAAAGAGCAAAAAAAGAGCCAAATTTCATTACTTATTTGGTTGCAAAAGTTGGAGACAAAATTGTATATGAAGTAAGTTCAAGTCAATTTTTATCTAAAGATCCATACTTTAAATTCTCATTTACAGGAGCAAAAGTTGGAGACACTATTGAAATGACATGGAAAGATTTAAAAGGTAATACTGATACAAGTAGTGAAAAAATCAAGTAG
- the soxX gene encoding sulfur oxidation c-type cytochrome SoxX: MTLIKKCVTVLSISSFLTINSLASDSDLIKKGEEIFNTNTKGNCLACHDANGKELDGPGNMGPKLQFLALWPEEVLYEKIFDPSTTNPTTSMPAFGRNGWLSDDEIKAVVAYIKTIN; this comes from the coding sequence ATGACATTAATCAAAAAGTGTGTAACTGTTTTATCGATAAGCTCTTTTTTAACAATAAATAGCTTAGCTTCAGATAGTGATTTGATTAAAAAGGGAGAAGAAATTTTTAATACAAACACTAAAGGTAATTGTTTGGCATGTCATGATGCAAATGGAAAAGAATTAGATGGACCTGGTAATATGGGACCTAAACTTCAATTCTTAGCATTATGGCCTGAAGAGGTTTTATATGAAAAAATCTTTGATCCATCAACAACAAATCCAACTACCTCTATGCCAGCATTTGGTAGAAATGGTTGGTTAAGCGATGATGAGATTAAAGCAGTTGTTGCTTATATAAAAACAATAAATTAA
- the soxC gene encoding sulfite dehydrogenase, whose product MESSKVLNNKIQSEVIESTSRRDFFKKTVIYSAGALGTTSVLTPVALKADDPAIINEAPWGQKLGDVVNKNPYGLPSPYEHNNIRRTHDLLSSGDAYASISMCPIHESEGIITPNGLFFTRNHGGTAHVDPNEYRLMIHGKVKKEVVLTLEDIKRYPSETRTYFIECPANGSPEWRAPQFNSLQFMKGMMSAAQWTGVMLKTILEDIGLEKDAVWMLAVGSDNASNPRTIPVEKALDDVMVVWGQNGEALRAEQGYPIRLVVPGWEGNLNTKWLNRLEFSDKPWHAKEETSKYTMLQKSGKSVRFFWVNEVNSVITKPCPEKPWTHLKAGDIVEIEGIAWSGHGTIKGVDISFDGGNNWVEAKLKGLVLPKSWTRFSYIYKWDGKPILLSSRSYDDFGNIQPTIDEETSAVGVESVYHRNAIVTWEITEKGECNNVQIRKHNKA is encoded by the coding sequence TTGGAGAGCAGTAAAGTTTTAAATAATAAAATACAATCTGAAGTTATAGAATCAACAAGCAGAAGAGATTTTTTCAAAAAAACTGTTATCTACTCAGCTGGAGCTTTAGGTACAACATCTGTATTAACACCAGTTGCTTTAAAAGCAGATGACCCAGCTATAATAAATGAAGCCCCATGGGGACAAAAATTAGGAGATGTTGTAAATAAAAATCCTTATGGATTGCCATCTCCTTATGAGCATAACAATATTAGAAGAACTCATGATTTATTATCTTCAGGAGATGCTTATGCATCTATATCTATGTGTCCAATTCATGAAAGTGAAGGAATAATTACTCCTAATGGGCTGTTTTTTACTAGAAACCATGGAGGAACAGCACATGTTGATCCAAATGAATATAGATTAATGATTCATGGTAAAGTAAAAAAAGAAGTTGTTTTAACACTTGAAGATATTAAAAGATATCCAAGTGAAACAAGAACATATTTCATTGAATGCCCAGCAAATGGAAGTCCAGAATGGAGAGCCCCTCAATTTAATAGCTTACAATTTATGAAAGGTATGATGAGTGCTGCACAATGGACAGGAGTTATGCTAAAAACGATATTAGAAGATATTGGTTTAGAAAAAGATGCTGTTTGGATGTTAGCTGTTGGAAGTGACAATGCTTCAAATCCAAGAACAATACCTGTTGAAAAAGCTCTTGATGATGTTATGGTTGTTTGGGGACAAAATGGTGAAGCTTTAAGAGCTGAACAAGGTTATCCTATTAGGCTTGTTGTTCCAGGATGGGAAGGTAATTTAAATACTAAATGGTTAAATAGATTAGAATTTAGTGATAAACCTTGGCATGCAAAAGAAGAAACTTCAAAATACACTATGCTCCAAAAAAGTGGTAAATCAGTGAGATTCTTCTGGGTGAATGAAGTTAATTCTGTAATTACTAAACCATGTCCTGAAAAACCTTGGACGCATTTAAAAGCTGGGGATATAGTAGAAATAGAAGGAATCGCTTGGAGTGGACATGGAACTATTAAAGGAGTAGATATATCTTTTGATGGTGGTAATAATTGGGTTGAGGCAAAACTTAAAGGTTTAGTTTTACCAAAATCTTGGACTAGATTTAGTTATATTTATAAATGGGATGGGAAACCTATATTATTATCTAGTAGATCTTATGATGATTTTGGAAATATTCAGCCAACGATTGATGAAGAAACAAGTGCTGTTGGGGTTGAATCAGTTTATCATAGAAATGCAATAGTAACGTGGGAAATTACAGAAAAAGGAGAGTGTAATAATGTTCAAATTAGAAAACATAATAAAGCATAA
- a CDS encoding ATP-dependent helicase, translated as MPLSNLNQEQLLAATCKSGYNLIIASAGTGKTSTIVGRISYLLNSGINPNEILLLTFTNKAAQEMVSRVSKIFGNDIAKKITAGTFHSVSYKLLKELNLNISLKQPNELKTLFKSLYEKRVFMDRSDEASPYDGGYLYDMYSLYLNSHNNEDFATWIIEKSPAHEIYTLIYEDVIDEFNILKKEYGYVNFDDLLTTMLEVLGTESFEFKEILVDEYQDTNPLQGRLLDSFKPKSLFCVGDYDQSIYAFNGSDIGIISTFSKRYKDSNVFTLRKNYRSTKPILDLATKVIEFNERVYEKKLEVVRSENIYQPKLLAFDELFSQYEYISKLISQTETPHSEIAIIYRNNSSADGIEANLREFSIPAKRKGGMSFFDSIEVKFILDILVLQVSNNDMMAFIHIVEHGKGIGKAVAKDLFDALISLGSGNIFQGLFTPNSSINNPFDNKKVKNQQLGLFDDFLELGSVSKYKDCNFEEAFLSNPILKHPKLNVDSAKYLYDLYLLFKQLRRTRNPESLITMISSSMAYSKIKEFLSTKRATQKDGTINAIQKTKALAKINRKAMLLKNLSRNFSDLSKFINSMILGGSELSEGEGVNLLSIHASKGLEFKEVYVIDLMDGRFPNRKLMSKGGSLEEERRLFYVAVTRAKDILYLSYAKYDKIKKLTFIPSPFLREAGLIKDESL; from the coding sequence ATGCCTTTATCAAACTTAAACCAAGAACAACTCTTAGCAGCAACTTGTAAAAGCGGATATAATCTAATAATTGCTAGTGCAGGAACAGGAAAAACTTCTACTATTGTTGGAAGAATATCTTATTTGCTAAATTCTGGGATTAATCCAAATGAAATTTTACTTCTGACTTTTACAAATAAAGCAGCACAAGAGATGGTTTCAAGAGTTTCTAAAATATTTGGAAATGATATAGCAAAAAAGATTACTGCTGGTACTTTTCACTCTGTTTCATATAAACTTTTAAAAGAGCTTAACTTAAATATATCACTAAAACAACCAAATGAATTAAAAACTTTGTTTAAATCTTTATATGAAAAAAGAGTTTTTATGGATAGAAGTGATGAAGCATCACCTTATGATGGTGGGTATTTATATGATATGTATTCTTTATATTTAAATTCTCATAATAATGAAGATTTTGCTACTTGGATAATAGAAAAAAGCCCAGCACATGAAATATATACTTTAATATATGAAGATGTTATTGATGAATTTAATATATTAAAAAAAGAGTATGGATATGTTAATTTTGATGATTTACTAACAACTATGCTTGAAGTTTTGGGTACAGAAAGTTTTGAATTTAAAGAAATTTTAGTAGATGAATATCAAGATACAAATCCTTTGCAAGGAAGATTACTAGATTCTTTTAAACCAAAATCATTATTTTGTGTAGGAGATTATGATCAAAGTATTTATGCTTTTAATGGTTCAGATATTGGGATTATTTCAACATTCTCAAAAAGATATAAAGATTCAAATGTCTTTACTTTAAGAAAGAATTATCGTTCAACTAAACCTATTTTAGATTTAGCAACAAAAGTTATAGAGTTTAATGAAAGAGTTTATGAAAAGAAACTTGAAGTTGTAAGAAGTGAAAATATCTATCAACCAAAATTGTTAGCTTTTGATGAACTTTTTTCTCAATATGAGTATATTTCAAAGCTTATTTCGCAAACTGAAACTCCACATAGTGAAATAGCTATTATTTATAGAAATAACTCTAGTGCAGATGGTATAGAAGCAAATTTAAGAGAATTCTCAATTCCAGCAAAAAGAAAAGGTGGTATGAGTTTTTTTGACTCTATTGAAGTAAAGTTTATTCTTGATATATTAGTATTACAAGTTTCAAATAATGATATGATGGCATTTATACATATAGTTGAACATGGAAAAGGTATAGGAAAAGCAGTTGCAAAAGATTTGTTTGATGCTTTAATTTCTTTAGGAAGTGGAAATATATTTCAAGGGCTTTTTACTCCAAATTCATCTATTAATAATCCTTTTGATAATAAAAAAGTTAAAAATCAACAGTTAGGACTATTTGATGATTTTTTAGAATTAGGAAGTGTATCTAAATATAAAGATTGTAATTTTGAAGAGGCTTTTTTATCAAATCCTATTTTAAAACACCCAAAATTAAATGTTGATAGTGCAAAGTATCTATATGATTTATATTTACTTTTCAAACAATTAAGAAGAACACGAAATCCAGAAAGTTTAATAACTATGATAAGTTCTTCTATGGCTTATTCTAAAATAAAAGAGTTTTTATCAACAAAAAGAGCAACACAAAAAGATGGAACAATAAATGCAATACAAAAAACGAAAGCTTTAGCAAAAATAAATAGGAAAGCAATGCTTCTTAAAAATCTATCAAGAAATTTTAGTGATTTATCAAAATTTATAAATTCTATGATTTTAGGTGGAAGTGAATTAAGTGAGGGAGAAGGTGTAAATCTTTTATCAATCCACGCAAGTAAAGGTTTAGAATTTAAAGAAGTTTATGTAATAGATTTGATGGATGGAAGATTTCCAAATAGAAAACTTATGAGTAAAGGTGGAAGTTTGGAAGAAGAAAGACGACTTTTTTATGTTGCAGTTACAAGAGCAAAAGATATTTTATATCTATCTTATGCAAAATATGACAAAATAAAAAAATTGACATTTATTCCAAGTCCATTTTTAAGAGAGGCTGGATTAATTAAAGATGAAAGCTTATAA
- a CDS encoding NnrS family protein produces MNSWYKKFSSQPHQPFFTSGIVFFILFIALFAFSYSNIVNLDSSLLTYHAYSLIFVVFIQFFLGFLFVVFPKFLMQSEISTTEYMNQFFIYLFASLGIFLSLIFYSKITFLFQIILLFGQIMSFRTLYSIHKKSIMKDKNDTKWVLISFLAGIIFHFLFIVSNLDFPNSFIVSRLSINAGFYLFLFMIVFTISQRMIPFFTRVMVPNYIINKSNKLLDILFLLLILKVILLSFDNSKLNLISDIPIFIFLVRELFIWKLPTFKVPAIVWILHLGLYWILIAFFISIIEGIFAFINPNFFFEKIVIHTIAIGYFVTVLVGFGTRVVLGHSGRKIETKLFAISIFIVVQILTFIRIFASVSLNFGLNYIFLIELSAILLISTLIIWSFKYITILVENEKKVEKIQKWKSN; encoded by the coding sequence ATGAATTCTTGGTATAAAAAATTTTCTTCCCAACCACATCAGCCATTTTTTACAAGTGGAATAGTTTTTTTCATACTCTTTATTGCCTTGTTTGCTTTTTCTTATTCAAATATAGTAAATTTAGATAGTTCACTTTTGACTTATCATGCATATAGTTTAATATTTGTTGTTTTTATACAGTTCTTTTTAGGATTTTTATTTGTAGTTTTTCCAAAGTTTCTAATGCAAAGTGAGATATCTACAACTGAATATATGAACCAATTTTTTATATATTTATTTGCTAGTTTAGGTATATTTTTATCTTTAATTTTTTACTCAAAAATAACTTTTCTTTTTCAAATTATACTTTTATTTGGTCAAATTATGAGTTTTAGAACACTTTATTCTATTCATAAAAAAAGTATAATGAAAGATAAAAATGATACAAAATGGGTTCTTATTTCTTTTCTAGCAGGTATTATCTTTCATTTTTTATTTATAGTTTCAAATTTAGATTTTCCAAATTCTTTTATAGTTTCAAGGCTATCAATAAATGCTGGCTTTTATCTTTTTTTATTTATGATTGTTTTTACAATATCTCAAAGAATGATCCCTTTTTTTACAAGAGTAATGGTTCCAAATTATATTATAAATAAAAGCAACAAACTTTTAGATATATTATTTTTACTTCTTATTTTAAAAGTTATATTACTATCTTTTGATAATTCAAAATTAAATCTAATTTCAGATATACCTATTTTTATATTTTTAGTGAGAGAATTATTTATATGGAAATTACCGACTTTTAAAGTCCCAGCTATTGTTTGGATTTTACATTTAGGATTATATTGGATTCTAATTGCATTTTTTATATCAATTATTGAAGGAATTTTCGCTTTTATTAACCCAAATTTTTTCTTTGAAAAAATTGTTATTCATACAATTGCTATAGGATATTTTGTTACAGTTTTAGTTGGTTTTGGAACAAGAGTTGTTTTAGGACACTCTGGAAGAAAAATAGAGACAAAGCTTTTTGCTATTTCAATTTTTATTGTAGTTCAAATTTTAACTTTTATTAGAATCTTTGCATCAGTAAGTTTGAATTTTGGTTTAAACTATATCTTTCTTATAGAGTTGAGTGCAATATTATTGATAAGTACCCTGATAATATGGTCTTTTAAATACATTACTATTTTAGTTGAAAATGAAAAAAAAGTAGAAAAAATTCAGAAATGGAAATCTAATTAA
- a CDS encoding cation:proton antiporter, giving the protein MEKIILIITICTIIMVSPLVSKMIKTPVVVVEILLGLLCGYLGLIYGDETLKLVAKFGFVYLMFLAGLEINFKLVKVIKATMAVNVILYFILLYTISGLVCWVFDLGLTYFVALPIFSLGMIMMLIKEYGKEEPWLNLALSIGVVGEIISILALTLFSGWTEYGFSTNFFISILTIIGVIIATILLLRFSYMTFWWFPEVKKYLIPDNIDDKHDQDIRFSISLLLILVSIMLILKIDVVLGAFTAGLFFKMFFHQKQELLHKIESFGYGFFAPIFFIYTGSTVKLDMINLDILTHALFIMCAIVSIRFVSSYLVFLKFLKPKQTALFALSDSMPLTFMVAIAMLSYNYGLISESEYFSFIIASMLDGLLLMVIIRQLYKLFKLNTIKK; this is encoded by the coding sequence ATGGAAAAAATTATTTTAATTATTACGATATGTACCATAATTATGGTGTCTCCACTTGTTTCAAAGATGATAAAAACACCAGTTGTTGTTGTTGAAATACTTTTAGGATTACTTTGTGGATATTTAGGGCTTATTTATGGTGATGAGACTTTAAAGCTTGTGGCTAAATTTGGATTTGTTTATTTAATGTTCCTTGCTGGTTTAGAGATAAATTTTAAATTAGTAAAAGTCATAAAAGCAACTATGGCTGTAAATGTTATATTATACTTTATTCTTCTGTATACAATTTCAGGATTAGTTTGTTGGGTTTTTGATTTAGGATTAACTTATTTTGTAGCTTTACCTATTTTCTCTTTAGGTATGATTATGATGCTTATAAAAGAGTATGGTAAAGAAGAACCATGGTTAAATCTTGCTTTATCAATAGGAGTTGTTGGAGAAATAATAAGTATTTTAGCTCTTACACTATTTAGTGGTTGGACAGAATATGGATTTAGTACAAATTTCTTTATTTCTATACTTACAATTATTGGAGTAATTATAGCTACAATATTACTTTTAAGATTCTCATATATGACATTTTGGTGGTTTCCTGAAGTTAAAAAATATTTGATTCCTGATAATATTGACGACAAACATGATCAAGATATAAGATTTTCTATTTCTTTACTTTTGATTTTAGTATCAATTATGTTGATATTAAAAATAGATGTTGTTTTAGGAGCATTTACTGCAGGTTTATTTTTTAAAATGTTTTTTCATCAAAAACAAGAACTTTTACATAAAATAGAATCTTTTGGTTATGGTTTTTTTGCTCCAATATTTTTTATATATACAGGTTCAACTGTAAAACTAGATATGATAAATTTAGATATTTTAACTCATGCATTATTTATTATGTGTGCTATAGTAAGTATAAGATTTGTTAGTTCTTATTTAGTATTTTTAAAATTTTTAAAACCTAAACAAACTGCTCTTTTTGCATTAAGTGATTCAATGCCTCTTACATTTATGGTTGCAATTGCAATGCTTTCGTATAATTATGGTTTAATAAGTGAATCTGAATATTTCTCTTTTATTATTGCTAGTATGCTTGATGGATTACTTTTAATGGTAATAATAAGACAATTATATAAACTCTTTAAATTAAATACTATCAAAAAATAA
- a CDS encoding c-type cytochrome has protein sequence MFKLENIIKHKKALLSVSLLTVLTTTGFSKEVSVDGGIKYPVKDGKYTLYHINTQNIKKFNIGREATSTEITAWDLDVMYDGSGLPEYDMKHGKPVLDENGEPKKAQGSVEEGAELYDAQCVMCHGDFGSGGKGYPKLAGGTVESLKNQRLNPADKHPNPSNPDKTIGSFWPYASTLFWYIQESMPFNAPKTLTNSETYALTAYLLSLNDITIDGEDLDDDYILDKEKFLKIVMPNVDGFYPETNTPENPKQGVENMTKYLGNPNNYGKGTRCMKDCVKGDINELVLRIQDDLTKTSNEPLSTVRELPKLDTSIMLPGQVDYETNCSACHSNAAIGAPVVGDKDAWAKVMEKGIEQVYYNGINGINTMPPKGGVDISDEKTKEIIDYMINSSK, from the coding sequence ATGTTCAAATTAGAAAACATAATAAAGCATAAAAAAGCTCTTCTTAGTGTATCTTTATTAACAGTTTTAACAACAACTGGATTTTCTAAAGAGGTATCAGTTGATGGTGGAATTAAATATCCAGTAAAAGATGGTAAATATACTTTATATCATATAAATACACAAAATATAAAGAAATTTAATATAGGTCGAGAAGCAACTTCTACAGAAATTACTGCATGGGATTTAGATGTAATGTATGATGGTTCAGGTTTACCTGAATATGATATGAAACATGGTAAACCAGTTTTAGATGAAAATGGTGAGCCTAAAAAAGCTCAAGGGAGTGTTGAAGAGGGAGCTGAACTTTATGATGCACAATGTGTTATGTGTCATGGAGACTTTGGAAGTGGTGGAAAAGGTTATCCAAAGTTAGCCGGAGGAACTGTTGAAAGTTTAAAAAACCAAAGACTAAATCCAGCTGATAAACACCCAAATCCATCAAATCCGGATAAAACAATAGGCTCATTTTGGCCTTATGCTAGTACACTTTTTTGGTATATCCAAGAATCAATGCCATTTAATGCTCCAAAAACTTTGACAAATAGTGAGACTTATGCATTAACTGCATATTTATTATCTTTAAATGATATAACAATAGATGGAGAAGATTTAGATGATGATTATATTTTGGATAAAGAAAAATTTTTAAAAATAGTTATGCCAAATGTTGATGGATTTTATCCAGAAACAAATACTCCTGAAAATCCAAAACAAGGAGTTGAAAATATGACTAAATATTTAGGAAATCCAAATAATTATGGAAAAGGTACTAGATGTATGAAAGATTGTGTAAAAGGTGATATAAATGAACTTGTTTTAAGAATTCAAGATGACTTAACAAAAACATCAAATGAACCTCTTTCAACAGTTAGAGAATTACCAAAATTGGATACAAGTATTATGCTTCCTGGACAAGTAGATTATGAAACTAATTGTTCAGCTTGTCACTCAAATGCAGCGATTGGAGCACCAGTTGTTGGGGATAAAGATGCTTGGGCTAAGGTTATGGAAAAAGGAATAGAACAAGTATATTATAATGGAATAAATGGTATAAATACTATGCCACCTAAAGGTGGAGTAGATATAAGTGATGAAAAAACTAAAGAGATCATTGATTATATGATTAATTCAAGTAAATAA
- the soxY gene encoding thiosulfate oxidation carrier protein SoxY — translation MLNRRKFLGIGLSAVALATTNLSAEDFRASKPKAWTATKVDDAIKELFGTTDTTESGINLKAPEIAENGAVVPISFDTKLKASKIAVFQDANPESTVAVFTVNEGAVLDYAFRIKMAQTGKVTIVAEVDGKLHSVSKEIKVTLGGCGG, via the coding sequence ATGTTAAATAGAAGAAAATTTTTAGGAATAGGATTAAGTGCTGTTGCACTTGCTACAACAAATTTAAGTGCAGAAGATTTTAGAGCATCTAAACCAAAAGCTTGGACTGCTACAAAAGTTGATGATGCAATAAAAGAGCTTTTTGGAACAACTGATACTACTGAAAGTGGAATTAACTTAAAAGCTCCAGAAATTGCAGAAAATGGTGCAGTTGTACCTATTTCTTTTGATACAAAATTAAAAGCTTCAAAAATTGCAGTATTCCAAGATGCAAACCCTGAAAGTACAGTTGCTGTATTTACAGTTAATGAAGGTGCAGTATTAGATTATGCATTTAGAATAAAAATGGCTCAAACAGGAAAGGTAACTATTGTTGCAGAAGTTGATGGAAAATTACACTCTGTAAGTAAAGAGATTAAAGTTACTCTTGGTGGTTGTGGTGGTTGA
- the soxA gene encoding sulfur oxidation c-type cytochrome SoxA produces the protein MVSKIVKTTLFLMFSTISLNAANFNEGAEKDRIEMVKYFEAKFEDAAKNQARFFPYSDAEELEAKYEKNLKFLDFNIGSYAYSKDAKFQYDELKEMPPYEDVIEKGEELYTKPFANGNSLQTCFPDLTIAGTFPYYDKKTKKMVSLTSAINDCLRANGEKEWGTKKGAMAEFQAYFVNESKESGKNFDIKIQSQAEKDAYERGKEYYYTQRGYLKLACSNCHVDGAGKRVRNEILSPLTGQVTHFPVYRLKWDEIGTLERRISGCVVDQGQVPPKDESQDMIELLYFLAYMSNGLPVDGPDVRK, from the coding sequence ATGGTTTCTAAAATAGTTAAAACTACTTTATTCTTAATGTTTTCGACTATCTCTTTAAATGCTGCAAATTTTAATGAAGGTGCAGAAAAAGATAGAATTGAAATGGTTAAGTACTTTGAGGCAAAATTTGAAGATGCAGCAAAGAATCAAGCTAGATTTTTTCCATATTCTGACGCAGAAGAGTTAGAAGCAAAATATGAAAAGAATTTAAAGTTTTTGGATTTTAATATTGGAAGTTATGCTTATTCAAAAGATGCAAAATTTCAATATGATGAATTAAAAGAGATGCCACCTTATGAAGATGTAATAGAAAAAGGTGAAGAGTTATATACAAAACCTTTTGCAAATGGGAACTCATTACAAACATGTTTCCCTGATTTAACAATTGCTGGTACATTCCCATACTATGATAAAAAAACTAAAAAAATGGTTTCTTTAACTTCAGCAATCAATGACTGTTTAAGAGCAAATGGTGAAAAGGAGTGGGGAACTAAAAAAGGTGCTATGGCAGAATTTCAGGCTTATTTTGTAAATGAAAGTAAAGAATCTGGTAAAAATTTTGATATTAAAATTCAAAGCCAAGCTGAAAAAGATGCTTATGAAAGAGGAAAAGAATATTATTATACTCAAAGAGGTTATTTAAAACTAGCTTGTTCTAACTGTCATGTTGATGGAGCAGGAAAAAGAGTTAGAAATGAAATACTTTCTCCTTTAACTGGGCAAGTAACACATTTCCCTGTTTATAGACTTAAATGGGATGAGATTGGTACTTTAGAAAGAAGAATATCTGGTTGTGTAGTTGATCAAGGACAAGTTCCTCCAAAAGATGAGAGTCAAGATATGATAGAGCTTCTTTACTTCTTAGCTTATATGTCAAATGGTCTACCAGTTGATGGACCTGATGTAAGAAAATAA
- the soxB gene encoding thiosulfohydrolase SoxB, which produces MSKLSRREFVYMMAVLGAAPVFANSHTRMADTTKNIEDYYKLKPFGNARFLHMTDSHAQLLPVYFREPSVNLGLYGNLGKTPHIVGEKFLEHYGIKGNKRLEYAYSCVNFEEHAKVMGRTGGFAQIKTVVDFLRNSFGKDKTLFMDGGDTWQGSATSLWTRGKDMVGALNLLGVDVCVGHWEFTYKAEEVLENIKELNAEFLAQNIFVKEDSLMNGVEAYDEDSGLAFKPYTIKKMGNARVAIIGQAFPYTTIANPQRFIPDWSFGIYDDTMQELVNEIREEEKPDAVIVLSHNGFDTDKKMAEIVTGIDFIMGGHTHDGVPEAVPVKNANGTTYVCNAGSNGKFLNVLDLDIQNGKIKDFKFTLLPIFSDLVTEDKEMKKYIEDVRLPFIKELTRPIATTEETLFRRGNFNGSWDQIICDALLEVKEAQISLSPGFRWGTSVIAGQTITFDDLMTQTAMTYPETYARDIKGSDIKDILEDVADNLFNEDPFYQQGGDMVRTGGISYKIDPKAKIGSRISEIVLTKTGEKLDANKSYKVAGWSTVGTQSEGEPVWETVETYLKNVKHITNLKVDTPDIVGVKGNPGII; this is translated from the coding sequence ATGAGTAAATTAAGTAGAAGAGAATTTGTTTATATGATGGCAGTTTTAGGTGCTGCACCAGTATTTGCAAACTCTCATACAAGAATGGCAGATACAACAAAAAATATAGAAGATTATTATAAATTAAAACCATTTGGGAATGCTAGATTTTTACATATGACAGATTCTCATGCTCAATTACTTCCTGTGTATTTTAGAGAACCTAGTGTAAATTTAGGTTTATATGGAAATCTAGGTAAAACTCCACATATAGTTGGAGAAAAATTTTTAGAACATTATGGAATAAAAGGTAATAAAAGACTAGAGTATGCTTATTCATGTGTGAATTTTGAGGAACATGCAAAAGTTATGGGAAGAACTGGTGGTTTTGCTCAAATTAAAACAGTTGTTGATTTCTTAAGAAATAGCTTTGGAAAAGATAAAACTTTATTTATGGATGGTGGAGATACTTGGCAAGGAAGTGCAACTTCTCTTTGGACTAGAGGTAAAGATATGGTTGGAGCTTTAAACTTGCTTGGTGTTGATGTTTGTGTTGGGCATTGGGAATTTACATATAAAGCTGAAGAAGTTTTAGAAAATATAAAAGAACTTAATGCAGAGTTTCTAGCACAAAATATTTTTGTTAAAGAAGATTCTTTAATGAATGGAGTAGAAGCATATGATGAAGATAGTGGATTAGCATTTAAACCATATACAATTAAAAAAATGGGAAATGCTAGAGTTGCTATTATTGGACAAGCTTTTCCATATACAACTATTGCTAATCCACAAAGATTTATTCCTGATTGGAGTTTTGGTATATATGATGATACTATGCAAGAACTTGTAAATGAAATAAGAGAAGAAGAAAAACCAGATGCAGTTATTGTTTTATCTCATAATGGTTTTGATACAGATAAAAAAATGGCAGAAATTGTTACTGGAATAGATTTTATTATGGGTGGACATACTCATGATGGTGTTCCTGAAGCAGTACCAGTTAAAAATGCAAATGGAACAACTTATGTTTGTAATGCTGGAAGTAATGGAAAATTCTTAAATGTATTGGATTTAGATATTCAAAATGGAAAAATAAAAGATTTTAAATTTACACTTCTTCCTATTTTCTCTGATTTAGTTACTGAAGATAAAGAGATGAAAAAATATATTGAAGATGTAAGATTACCATTTATAAAAGAATTAACAAGACCGATAGCTACAACAGAAGAGACTTTATTTAGAAGAGGGAACTTTAATGGTTCTTGGGATCAAATTATATGTGATGCTCTTTTAGAAGTTAAAGAAGCACAAATTTCACTAAGTCCAGGATTTAGATGGGGAACTTCAGTAATAGCTGGACAAACTATAACTTTTGATGATTTAATGACTCAAACAGCTATGACATATCCTGAAACTTATGCAAGAGATATTAAAGGTAGTGATATTAAAGATATTTTAGAAGATGTTGCTGATAACTTGTTTAATGAAGATCCATTTTATCAACAAGGTGGTGATATGGTAAGAACAGGTGGAATCTCATATAAAATAGATCCAAAAGCAAAAATAGGAAGTAGAATTTCTGAAATTGTATTAACAAAAACTGGTGAAAAACTAGATGCAAATAAATCTTATAAAGTTGCTGGTTGGTCTACTGTTGGTACTCAAAGTGAAGGAGAACCAGTTTGGGAAACTGTTGAAACATATTTGAAAAATGTAAAACATATAACTAATTTAAAAGTTGATACTCCTGATATTGTTGGAGTTAAAGGTAATCCAGGAATTATCTAA